In Leptidea sinapis chromosome 21, ilLepSina1.1, whole genome shotgun sequence, the following proteins share a genomic window:
- the LOC126970697 gene encoding tetratricopeptide repeat protein 17 isoform X4 gives MVRKNLNLFAAMQIAFIWLFFLFSHARKAGATTHWMVTESGLIQPRIDSPFEIARPYDLLSFLKQDTHWEEIKNLYNELSKKQDFLDNLWSEIEKDTDLGIDVGKDENCMRAGPLNMIDWYHTPLEDGTIKNIPEKDFLLPKHFGASSEVPDCKKISSLTFSMFAFEHLNSMIERNNISIAPEYPSLEFLLPFTTSVDQMGHWLTGVLKRNTSSWLHYNLASLYWRIKGNAPKAIECCRRAIHYAPREYKDIAMLSLASIFYRARHYEDALIILNGAVDHDFRNPISHFVLANLYTYIGEYNASLVHYKICLKINSKMEIAKKHTYATLCHIHVKGRMKNMKWLENP, from the exons ATGGtgcgaaaaaatttaaatttgtttgcagCAATGCAAATTGCCTTTATATggctttttttcttatttagtCATGCTAGAAAAGCTGGTGCGACTACGCACTGGATGGTGACTGAAAGTGGTCTAATTCAGCCAAGG ATTGATTCTCCTTTTGAAATAGCTCGACCCTATGACTTGCTATCTTTTTTAAAGCAAGATACACATTGGGAGGAGataaaaaatttgtataatGAGCTTTCAAAGAAGCAGGACTTCCTTGATAATCTATGGTCTGAAATTGAAAAAGATACAGATTTAGGTATTGATGTTGGAAAAGATGAAAATTGCATGAGAGCTGGACCCCTCAACATGATAGATTGGTATCACACACCACTGGAAGATGGTACTATAAAGAACATACCTGAAAAAGATTTTTTGCTACCCAAACACTTTGGAGCAAGTTCTGAAGTACCAGATTGTAAAAAGATATCATCACTTACATTCAGTATGTTTGCATTTGAGCATTTAAAT AGTATGATCGAAAGAAACAATATATCTATAGCACCAGAATATCCATCCTTAGAATTCCTCTTACCATTTACAACATCAGTGGATCAGATGGGTCATTGGCTCACAGGGGTCCTGAAACGTAACACTTCCTCATGGCTTCATTATAACCTGGCTTCATTGTACTGGAGGATCAAAGGAAATGCACCAAAAGCTATTGAATGCTGTAGAAGAGCCATTCACTATGCTCCTAG AGAATATAAAGATATAGCAATGTTGAGCTTAGCCTCAATATTCTATCGAGCGAGACATTACGAAGATGCTTTAATTATCCTGAATGGAGCAGTGGACCATGATTTTCGAAATCCGATATCACATTTTGTACTTGCCAACCTTTATACATATATTGGTGAATATAATGCATCCTTGGTCCACTATAAAATATGCTTGAAGATAAATTCTAAAATGGAAATAGCTAAAAAACATACATATGCTACACTGTGTCATATCCATGTAAAGGGAAGAATGAAGAATATGAAGTGGTTA gaaaatCCATAA
- the LOC126970440 gene encoding post-GPI attachment to proteins factor 2-like → MINDKQEVSTQSCLIEPAEDSNVNSSSIVSVEYKGVLWTCALRRMCLTALWLPLGALIFCYVTATMFQSDDIHETHCRVYNVVPSISAITGISPQRYVWRICIAYHLGPRLLIGSLYYNYHKERTLQIKDGEVRKLATKLGEACYWLNFIELFALSGVTYVSNRENYFVHEKIFIIFMIAALLHMLCRARVGCIATDVVEPVATNKLVWVLFYVAITATVGLIISFLRHRLLCRPLAFTWFSVCEYILATTNMAFHALIVRDLPLHQVVVTSSERHKAN, encoded by the exons ATGATAAATGACAAACAGGAAGTGTCGACGCAAAGCTGTTTAATCGAACCCGCTGAAGACAGTAATGTAAATAGTAGTTCAATTGTAAGCGTGGAGTAcaag GGTGTCTTGTGGACATGTGCGCTCAGGAGAATGTGTTTAACTGCTCTGTGGCTTCCGCTAGGTGCATTAATATTTTGCTACGTAACCGCAACGATGTTCCAGTCAGATGACATTCATGAAACACACTGTAGG GTTTACAACGTAGTGCCATCAATAAGTGCAATTACCGGGATAAGTCCACAACGTTACGTGTGGAGGATTTGCATCGCCTATCACCTAGGACCAAGACTTTTGATAGGATCTCTCTACTATAATTATCATAAGGAACGCACATTGCAGATAAAGGATGGCGAG GTTCGCAAGTTGGCTACAAAATTAGGAGAAGCTTGTTATTGGTTAAATTTTATCGAGTTATTCGCTCTAAGTGGAGTTACTTACGTTTCAAATAGAGAAAATTAct TTGTTCACGAGaagattttcataatatttatgataGCTGCGTTGCTACACATGCTGTGCCGGGCCCGAGTGGGCTGTATCGCAACTGACGTCGTAGAACCAGTAGCCACAAACAAACTGGTCTGGGTGTTATTCTACGTTGCCATTACTGCAACTGTAGGTCTTATTATCTCTTTCCTTAGGCATCGATTGCTCTGCAGACCTCTAG cttTCACCTGGTTCTCGGTTTGCGAGTACATTCTGGCAACAACAAACATGGCCTTCCATGCTCTAATAGTACGTGACCTTCCATTGCACCAGGTTGTAGTGACCAGCTCCGAACGTCATAAAGCCAACtaa